A genomic segment from Triticum dicoccoides isolate Atlit2015 ecotype Zavitan chromosome 1A, WEW_v2.0, whole genome shotgun sequence encodes:
- the LOC119332361 gene encoding uncharacterized protein LOC119332361 — MAFLGGSLRVTRSIGSRKMMEGKSHSRPGSWRQAPAPVRQLFWRVRRAMLRPKRRAVRFGYDLKSYSHNFDDGLVPAHRL, encoded by the coding sequence ATGGCGTTTCTGGGAGGATCATTGCGCGTCACAAGGAGCATCGGCAGCCGGAAGATGATGGAGGGGAAGAGCCATAGCAGGCCGGGGTCGTGGCGGCAGGCACCGGCGCCCGTGAGGCAGTTGTTCTGGAGGGTGAGGCGGGCCATGCTGCGCCCGAAGCGCCGCGCCGTGAGATTCGGATACGACCTCAAGAGCTACTCCCACAACTTCGATGACGGCCTCGTCCCAGCTCACCGCCTGTAG
- the LOC119332541 gene encoding uncharacterized protein LOC119332541 encodes MAFLGGSLRMTRSIGSQKMMEGKSHGGSGSWRQAPAPVRQLFWRVRRTMLRPKRRALSFGYDLKSYSQNFDDGLVTAHRL; translated from the coding sequence ATGGCGTTTCTAGGAGGTTCATTGCGCATGACGAGGAGCATCGGCAGCCAGAAGATGATGGAGGGGAAGAGCCATGGCGGGTCAGGGTCGTGGCGTCAGGCACCGGCGCCCGTGAGGCAGCTCTTCTGGAGAGTGAGGCGCACCATGCTGAGGCCGAAGCGCCGTGCCCTGAGTTTCGGGTACGACCTCAAGAGCTACTCCCAGAACTTCGATGACGGCCTCGTCACTGCCCACCGCCTCTAG
- the LOC119332634 gene encoding uncharacterized protein LOC119332634, with protein sequence MEFLGGSLRVTRSIGSRKGMSHGELGSWLQAPAPVRQLFWRVRRVVLRPKRRAASFGYDLKSYSQNFDDGLVPAHRL encoded by the coding sequence ATGGAGTTTCTGGGAGGATCATTGCGCGTGACGAGAAGCATTGGCAGCCGGAAGGGGATGAGCCACGGCGAGTTGGGGTCGTGGCTGCAGGCGCCGGCGCCCGTGAGGCAGCTCTTCTGGAGGGTGAGGCGCGTCGTGTTGCGGCCGAAGCGCCGTGCCGCGAGTTTTGGGTATGATCTCAAGAGCTACTCCCAGAACTTCGACGATGGCCTCGTCCCTGCCCACCGCCTCTAG